A genomic stretch from Coregonus clupeaformis isolate EN_2021a chromosome 23, ASM2061545v1, whole genome shotgun sequence includes:
- the LOC121536933 gene encoding A-kinase anchor protein 11 isoform X1, which produces MDACARIRGVPLRTRASIRKEAVRDGGTQCMKSLLSSRKELCSVGLELQTRDAPCLTEIHFVCLPGHSEGEDLTLQALSSLPGDLAELLRSLHVTSLRNEEVLLLKDSRRSADRRDSATQQQCWLKAVCVLRPSPSQAIVGVLVGLLGRYAVGVRYALELQALHRGTADNTNQSVSSIEDDFVTALEHLEEEEDNADGSYRHGNKRDVASQTVPAHKRDKDLSGSRIIISSAPRKSLTNCRSPPEVSITVQHSRGAESQWTLCSPRARLPSPTRPVSESEESDGSSPSPIIFLDEVGYQKSLKATLDIPRIPGGPTDRVEDSDSEVSEFFDSFDQFDDLDELSSESCTLTLPLDPTSSVTTTGTDQKKKYSEAGTGKSGSKKVSRSCSTMNPHRFDQRTLPANVKKPTPLKSPLPPGSPYGSPDSPRPAPISCEESGGPLFSPVSSSAFSPLGDGGALDFFWKTEGEVGDESELRKPQDLCSLYKTYSDFASSLSKEILGSVCGYQSPVDINDNKNLSCVCHKEFQNQSGHVMKLSEIQEMVTLSKLQQKPQSLKDSIQRFATDLVEMSLGSALRDLQKGMSSCTTTLCHLAARITSSVFQMAFQEIGMRHAYVLKERAINGLAGFLVGEAVSGALKDFLMVKKQMFNSTVTQFAADLAEELVFEGMMEVCQFSHPSTPLTPSDWSFGVGEEDDAEVVSSYASDLSESVLQEAFIELSQADVAFTTQAAISVSLDNICYVSAVDTHTTCSTPAGHQAFHVNPAEEGPGLSGEYGCTVKKALFCVSGIASCVPVHLAGQAISHLHDSEEICQCKTSLAQTSPKRSCSSENRVVTTASSDATAATQTDLLPKTPFHNFSGNMVDMIVSEACELMTASKMKKKVEDCADFLSKTIVSRGPPAGQEGSVTDQTSLSSLHPPSQTPGGVTFESGSKTSRAVAETRPVMMKDTLEVPGLEMGGRKMATGEEMVPSPGHKSNGTPGTPPSTPQQPSEVSQEKQIKQFSKKLKGKLAKEFSPATPPPTPHYQPGPEPKESPSETDKADFMLKLMRSLSEEADGNEEEEEEGGVEGVNSGTETGNRMQPELNLSVGGHKIADKGALHYAERLACHIVSMATEIDTLGGVEDEGRRTVEGREERRDSVAQFSAHTLNTLWIYAGEVAGEVISDVKRIMWSGQCRHSALQQGSQEQSGECPHHHQPQPSEHSRDCRVGRLAEQWSGDDLSSVLHPSTSTPSSGLSSDYPSCESVTDEYAGYLIRVLKKEGGSRELVLDQYASRLAYRSIKLGLAHAARNMKKRPSSSRHHSSRRLHQDGCRGSNAEPSVPRDEAGRVGSPSRDFDDGSQREYMELVNFAESLAYNITCDVTRKLCVPSVRLPKSRTDSCLYKKSKLEYMAENMIMNSFSCPLLAKEGMSRHYHSTGSLYDGGYSSGVMEVLEHYARNIVDDTLEMVLASAGHPAQQGPDRHSHSERLSEGQAVGSALGETTCRYCQVRECPFCSRPSRQHLLGEGAGQRRRLEGEVGVCGLEIPEIHINLNRRAVFAEEMVTTAMEGAKRELSNTSLNADSGIGHDGHSFAESLTAEIMTSALSNTCQTTNISFLGREATESTVSQQLGLSVGDDSLGSWSRLSFEDEHPDETSSFLHLSDSNGNSSSWSSLGLEGEVYEEHLSFTPSDSEGTEDKELETKDESCGAVRVGQAQAYRLLLVVNSELREITPDPQHMTFDPQLRSMLQWAAASMADLPMVQLGPSGSRELQQLPAVVQRLKEREWKVGELLQALLRYCEETQTHTPPQSEPREAERAPHHTPLFRWLLEHA; this is translated from the exons ATGGATGCCTGTGCCCGTATCCGAGGAGTTCCTCTCAGGACCAGAGCCTCCATCAGGAAAGAG GCGGTGCGTGACGGTGGGACTCAGTGTATGAAGAGCCTTCTGAGCAGCAGAAAGGAGCTGTGCAGCGTGGGACTGGAGCTGCAGACCAGAGACGCACCATGCCTGACTGAG ATCCATTTTGTGTGTTTGCCTGGCCACTCTGAAGGGGAGGATCTAACTCTACAG GCCCTGTCGTCTCTCCCGGGGGACCTGGCGGAGCTGCTGAGGTCTCTCCACGTCACCAGCCTGAGGAATGAAGAGGTGCTGCTACTGAAGGACAGCAGGAGATCAGCCGACAGGAGGGACTCTGCTACACAG caGCAGTGCTGGCTGAAGGCGGTGTGTGTTCTGAGACCCAGCCCCAGCCAGGCCATTGTTGGTGTGTTGGTGGGCCTGCTGGGGCGTTACGCTGTCGGGGTCCGCTATGCCCTGGAGCTCCAGGCCCTCCACAGGGGCACGGCTGATAACACCAACCAGTCTGTGTCGTCCATCGAAGACGACTTTGTCACCGCTCTGGAAcacctagaggaggaggaggacaacg CCGATGGCTCTTATCGCCATGGAAACAAGCGTGATGTGGCCTCCCAGACTGTCCCCGCCCACAAGAGAGACAAGGACCTATCCGGCTCCAGAATCATAATCAGCTCTGCCCCCAGGAAGTCCTTAACCAATTGCAGGTCTCCCCCAGAGGTGTCCATTACCGTACAGCACTCCAGAGGGGCAGAGTCCCAGTGGACCCTCTGCAGCCCAAGAGCCCGGCTCCCCTCCCCCACACGCCCTGTCAGCGAGTCAGAGGAATCGGACGGCTCAAGCCCTAGTCCAATCATCTTTCTAGATGAGGTTGGCTACCAGAAGAGCCTCAAAGCGACACTGGACATCCCTCGGATCCCTGGGGGGCCAACGGACAGGGTGGAGGACTCTGACTCTGAGGTCAGCGAGTTCTTCGACAGCTTTGACCAGTTTGACGACCTAGACGAGCTGAGCTCAGAGAGCTGTACACTCACTCTGCCTCTAGACCCGACATCCTCCGTTACCACCACCGGCACAGACCAGAAGAAGAAGTACTCTGAGGCTGGTACTGGCAAGTCAGGGTCCAAGAAAGTGTCCCGAAGCTGTTCCACCATGAACCCCCACCGGTTTGACCAGCGCACCCTCCCTGCCAATGTGAAGAAACCCACCCCACTCAAAAGCCCCCTTCCCCCTGGCTCTCCCTATGGATCCCCTGACTCCCCCCGGCCGGCCCCGATCTCTTGTGAGGAGAGTGGAGGTCCTCTGTTCAGCCCTGTCAGCTCCTCAGCCTTCAGCCCTTTGGGAGACGGAGGAGCTCTGGATTTCTTCTGGAAGACCGAGGGAGAGGTAGGAGACGAGTCAGAGCTACGGAAACCCCAGGACCTGTGTTCCCTCTACAAGACCTACTCAGACTTCGCCAGCAGTCTGTCCAAGGAGATCTTGGGCTCCGTGTGTGGCTACCAGTCTCCCGTGGACATCAACGACAACAAGAACCTGAGCTGTGTCTGCCACAAGGAGTTCCAGAACCAGTCTGGACACGTCATGAAGCTGTCTGAGATCCAGGAGATGGTGACTCTCTCCAAACTGCAGCAGAAGCCCCAGTCTCTGAAAGACAGCATCCAAAGGTTCGCTACAGACTTAGTAGAGATGAGTCTGGGCAGCGCCCTGAGAGACCTGCAGAAGGGAATGTCCTCCTGCACCACCACGCTCTGCCACCTGGCCGCCAGAATCACCTCTTCGGTCTTCCAGATGGCCTTCCAGGAGATCGGCATGCGCCACGCCTACGTCCTGAAGGAACGGGCCATCAACGGGCTGGCTGGGTTCCTGGTGGGCGAGGCAGTGTCAGGTGCTCTGAAAGACTTCCTGATGGTGAAGAAGCAGATGTTCAACAGCACGGTGACGCAGTTCGCCGCCGACCTGGCAGAGGAGCTGGTGTTTGAGGGGATGATGGAAGTGTGTCAGTTctcccacccctccacccccctcaccCCCAGCGATTGGTCCTtcggggtgggggaggaggacgATGCGGAGGTGGTGTCCTCCTATGCCTCGGACCTCTCAGAGTCTGTCCTCCAGGAGGCCTTCATAGAACTGTCCCAGGCTGATGTTGCCTTCACTACCCAGGCAGCCATTAGTGTCTCTCTGGACAACATCTGCTACGTCAGCGCTGTCGACACACACACCACCTGCAGTACCCCCGCAGGCCACCAGGCTTTCCACGTTAACCCAGCCGAGGAAGGCCCAGGTCTATCAGGGGAGTATGGCTGTACGGTGAAGAAGGCGCTGTTCTGTGTGTCTGGGATAGCCAGCTGTGTACCGGTCCACCTGGCAGGCCAGGCCATCTCCCACCTCCACGACTCAGAGGAGATCTGCCAGTGTAAGACCAGCCTGGCCCAGACCAGCCCCAAGAGGAGCTGCAGCTCAGAGAACAGAGTGGTGACCACAGCCTCTTCTGACGCTACTGCTGCCACACAGACTGACCTGCTGCCAAAGACCCCCTTTCACAACTTCTCTGGCAAcatggtggatatgatagtgagTGAAGCATGTGAACTGATGACTGCCTCGAAGATGAAGAAGAAGGTGGAGGACTGTGCCGACTTCCTTTCTAAGACCATAGTGTCTCGGGGACCTCCAGCCGGACAGGAGGGTAGTGTCACTGACcagacctccctctcctctctccaccctccctctcagACCCCAGGAGGAGTGACCTTTGAGTCAGGCTCCAAGACCAGCAGAGCAGTCGCTGAGACCCGGCCTGTGATGATGAAGGACACTCTAGAGGTGCCAGGATTGGAGATGGGAGGCAGGAAGATGGCCACTGGCGAGGAGATGGTTCCCAGCCCTGGTCACAAGTCCAACGGGACCCCTGGtactcccccctccaccccccagcAGCCCAGTGAGGTGTCCCAGGAGAAACAGATCAAGCAATTCTCCAAGAAGCTGAAAGGGAAGTTGGCCAAGGAGTTCTCTCCTGCcacccctcctcccaccccccACTACCAGCCAGGGCCCGAGCCCAAAGAATCCCCCTCTGAGACAGACAAGGCTGACTTCATGCTCAAACTGATGAGGTCTCTGTCTGAGGAGGCAGACGGGaatgaggaggaagaagaggagggtgGAGTAGAAGGGGTTAACTCTGGAACTGAGACAGGAAACCGTATGCAGCCAGAGCTCAACCTCTCAGTTGGAGGACACAAGATTGCCGACAAGGGAGCCCTCCATTACGCTGAGCGCCTGGCGTGCCACATCGTCTCCATGGCAACAGAGATAGACACCCTGGGAGGAGTGGAGGATGAAGGTAGAAGGacggtggaggggagggaggagaggagagacagcgtTGCCCAGTTCTCAGCGCATACCCTGAACACGCTGTGGATATACGCTGGTGAGGTGGCGGGAGAGGTGATCAGCGATGTAAAGAGGATAATGTGGTCAGGACAGTGTCGCCACAGTGCGCTCCAACAAGGCAGCCAGGAGCAGTCAGGGGAATGCCCTCACCACCACCAACCCCAGCCCAGTGAACACAGCAGGGACTGCAGGGTGGGTCGTTTGGCTGAACAGTGGTCCGGTGACgacctctcctctgtcctccacccatcCACCTCTACCCCCAGCTCTGGCCTGTCCTCTGACTACCCCAGCTGTGAGAGTGTGACAGATGAGTACGCTGGCTACCTCATCAGGGTGCTAAAGAAAGAGGGAGGCAGCAGGGAGCTGGTCCTGGATCAGTATGCCAGCCGTCTGGCCTACCGCTCCATCAAACTGGGCCTGGCCCATGCTGCCCGTAACATGAAGAAGAGACCCTCCTCCTCCAGGCACCACTCCTCCAGGAGGCTCCACCAGGATGGCTGCAGGGGATCCAACGCCGAGCCATCCGTACCCAGGGACGAAGCAGGAAGAGtgggatctccttccagagactTTGACGATGGGAGCCAGAGGGAGTACATGGAGCTGGTGAACTTCGCAGAGTCGTTGGCATACAACATCACCTGTGACGTCACACGCAAACTCTGTGTGCCGTCGGTCCGGCTACCCAAGTCCCGGACTGACTCGTGTCTGTATAAGAAGTCCAAGCTGGAGTACATGGCAGAGAATATGATCATGAACTCCTTCTCATGCCCCCTGCTGGCCAAGGAGGGGATGAGCAGGCACTACCACAGCACAGGCAGCCTGTATGACGGCGGCTACAGCAGTGGAGTCATGGAG GTCCTGGAGCACTATGCCAGGAACATAGTGGACGACACGTTGGAGATGGTCCTGGCCTCGGCCGGACACCCAGCCCAGCAGGGTCCAGACAGACACTCCCACTCTGAGAGGCTGTCTGAGGGGCAGGCGGTGGGCTCTGCACTGGGGGAGACAACCTGCCGATATTGCCAG GTCAGGGAGTGTCCGTTCTGCTCACGGCCCAGCAGGCAGCACCTCCTCGGGGAAGGAGCAGGCCAGAGGAGGAGGCTGGAAGGGGAGGTGGGGGTGTGCGGCCTGGAGATCCCTGAGATCCACATCAATCTTAACCGCAGGGCCGTGTTTGCAGAGGAGATGGTCACTACGGCGATGGAGGGGGCCAAGCGCGAGCTGAGCAACACCAGCCTGAACGCCGACAGCGGGATTGGACACGACGGGCACAGCTTTGCAGAGAGCCTGACTGCCGAGATCATGACGTCAGCGCTATCCAACACATGCCAGACCACCAACATAAG TTTCCTAGGCAGGGAGGCCACAGAGTCCACGGTGTCCCAGCAGCTCGGTCTGAGTGTGGGAGACGACAGCCTGGGCAGCTGGTCCCGCCTCAGCTTCGAGGACGAACACCCCGACGAGACCAGCAGCTTCCTGCACCTCAGCGACAG CAATGGGAACAGCAGTAGTTGGAGCAGCctggggttagagggagaggtgTATGAAGAGCACCTGTCCTTCACTCCCTCAGACAG CGAAGGCACTGAGGACAAGGAGCTTGAGACCAAGGATGAATCCTGCG
- the LOC121536933 gene encoding A-kinase anchor protein 11 isoform X3, translating into MDACARIRGVPLRTRASIRKEAVRDGGTQCMKSLLSSRKELCSVGLELQTRDAPCLTEIHFVCLPGHSEGEDLTLQALSSLPGDLAELLRSLHVTSLRNEEVLLLKDSRRSADRRDSATQQQCWLKAVCVLRPSPSQAIVGVLVGLLGRYAVGVRYALELQALHRGTADNTNQSVSSIEDDFVTALEHLEEEEDNADGSYRHGNKRDVASQTVPAHKRDKDLSGSRIIISSAPRKSLTNCRSPPEVSITVQHSRGAESQWTLCSPRARLPSPTRPVSESEESDGSSPSPIIFLDEVGYQKSLKATLDIPRIPGGPTDRVEDSDSEVSEFFDSFDQFDDLDELSSESCTLTLPLDPTSSVTTTGTDQKKKYSEAGTGKSGSKKVSRSCSTMNPHRFDQRTLPANVKKPTPLKSPLPPGSPYGSPDSPRPAPISCEESGGPLFSPVSSSAFSPLGDGGALDFFWKTEGEVGDESELRKPQDLCSLYKTYSDFASSLSKEILGSVCGYQSPVDINDNKNLSCVCHKEFQNQSGHVMKLSEIQEMVTLSKLQQKPQSLKDSIQRFATDLVEMSLGSALRDLQKGMSSCTTTLCHLAARITSSVFQMAFQEIGMRHAYVLKERAINGLAGFLVGEAVSGALKDFLMVKKQMFNSTVTQFAADLAEELVFEGMMEVCQFSHPSTPLTPSDWSFGVGEEDDAEVVSSYASDLSESVLQEAFIELSQADVAFTTQAAISVSLDNICYVSAVDTHTTCSTPAGHQAFHVNPAEEGPGLSGEYGCTVKKALFCVSGIASCVPVHLAGQAISHLHDSEEICQCKTSLAQTSPKRSCSSENRVVTTASSDATAATQTDLLPKTPFHNFSGNMVDMIVSEACELMTASKMKKKVEDCADFLSKTIVSRGPPAGQEGSVTDQTSLSSLHPPSQTPGGVTFESGSKTSRAVAETRPVMMKDTLEVPGLEMGGRKMATGEEMVPSPGHKSNGTPGTPPSTPQQPSEVSQEKQIKQFSKKLKGKLAKEFSPATPPPTPHYQPGPEPKESPSETDKADFMLKLMRSLSEEADGNEEEEEEGGVEGVNSGTETGNRMQPELNLSVGGHKIADKGALHYAERLACHIVSMATEIDTLGGVEDEGRRTVEGREERRDSVAQFSAHTLNTLWIYAGEVAGEVISDVKRIMWSGQCRHSALQQGSQEQSGECPHHHQPQPSEHSRDCRVGRLAEQWSGDDLSSVLHPSTSTPSSGLSSDYPSCESVTDEYAGYLIRVLKKEGGSRELVLDQYASRLAYRSIKLGLAHAARNMKKRPSSSRHHSSRRLHQDGCRGSNAEPSVPRDEAGRVGSPSRDFDDGSQREYMELVNFAESLAYNITCDVTRKLCVPSVRLPKSRTDSCLYKKSKLEYMAENMIMNSFSCPLLAKEGMSRHYHSTGSLYDGGYSSGVMEVLEHYARNIVDDTLEMVLASAGHPAQQGPDRHSHSERLSEGQAVGSALGETTCRYCQVRECPFCSRPSRQHLLGEGAGQRRRLEGEVGVCGLEIPEIHINLNRRAVFAEEMVTTAMEGAKRELSNTSLNADSGIGHDGHSFAESLTAEIMTSALSNTCQTTNISFLGREATESTVSQQLGLSVGDDSLGSWSRLSFEDEHPDETSSFLHLSDSEGTEDKELETKDESCGAVRVGQAQAYRLLLVVNSELREITPDPQHMTFDPQLRSMLQWAAASMADLPMVQLGPSGSRELQQLPAVVQRLKEREWKVGELLQALLRYCEETQTHTPPQSEPREAERAPHHTPLFRWLLEHA; encoded by the exons ATGGATGCCTGTGCCCGTATCCGAGGAGTTCCTCTCAGGACCAGAGCCTCCATCAGGAAAGAG GCGGTGCGTGACGGTGGGACTCAGTGTATGAAGAGCCTTCTGAGCAGCAGAAAGGAGCTGTGCAGCGTGGGACTGGAGCTGCAGACCAGAGACGCACCATGCCTGACTGAG ATCCATTTTGTGTGTTTGCCTGGCCACTCTGAAGGGGAGGATCTAACTCTACAG GCCCTGTCGTCTCTCCCGGGGGACCTGGCGGAGCTGCTGAGGTCTCTCCACGTCACCAGCCTGAGGAATGAAGAGGTGCTGCTACTGAAGGACAGCAGGAGATCAGCCGACAGGAGGGACTCTGCTACACAG caGCAGTGCTGGCTGAAGGCGGTGTGTGTTCTGAGACCCAGCCCCAGCCAGGCCATTGTTGGTGTGTTGGTGGGCCTGCTGGGGCGTTACGCTGTCGGGGTCCGCTATGCCCTGGAGCTCCAGGCCCTCCACAGGGGCACGGCTGATAACACCAACCAGTCTGTGTCGTCCATCGAAGACGACTTTGTCACCGCTCTGGAAcacctagaggaggaggaggacaacg CCGATGGCTCTTATCGCCATGGAAACAAGCGTGATGTGGCCTCCCAGACTGTCCCCGCCCACAAGAGAGACAAGGACCTATCCGGCTCCAGAATCATAATCAGCTCTGCCCCCAGGAAGTCCTTAACCAATTGCAGGTCTCCCCCAGAGGTGTCCATTACCGTACAGCACTCCAGAGGGGCAGAGTCCCAGTGGACCCTCTGCAGCCCAAGAGCCCGGCTCCCCTCCCCCACACGCCCTGTCAGCGAGTCAGAGGAATCGGACGGCTCAAGCCCTAGTCCAATCATCTTTCTAGATGAGGTTGGCTACCAGAAGAGCCTCAAAGCGACACTGGACATCCCTCGGATCCCTGGGGGGCCAACGGACAGGGTGGAGGACTCTGACTCTGAGGTCAGCGAGTTCTTCGACAGCTTTGACCAGTTTGACGACCTAGACGAGCTGAGCTCAGAGAGCTGTACACTCACTCTGCCTCTAGACCCGACATCCTCCGTTACCACCACCGGCACAGACCAGAAGAAGAAGTACTCTGAGGCTGGTACTGGCAAGTCAGGGTCCAAGAAAGTGTCCCGAAGCTGTTCCACCATGAACCCCCACCGGTTTGACCAGCGCACCCTCCCTGCCAATGTGAAGAAACCCACCCCACTCAAAAGCCCCCTTCCCCCTGGCTCTCCCTATGGATCCCCTGACTCCCCCCGGCCGGCCCCGATCTCTTGTGAGGAGAGTGGAGGTCCTCTGTTCAGCCCTGTCAGCTCCTCAGCCTTCAGCCCTTTGGGAGACGGAGGAGCTCTGGATTTCTTCTGGAAGACCGAGGGAGAGGTAGGAGACGAGTCAGAGCTACGGAAACCCCAGGACCTGTGTTCCCTCTACAAGACCTACTCAGACTTCGCCAGCAGTCTGTCCAAGGAGATCTTGGGCTCCGTGTGTGGCTACCAGTCTCCCGTGGACATCAACGACAACAAGAACCTGAGCTGTGTCTGCCACAAGGAGTTCCAGAACCAGTCTGGACACGTCATGAAGCTGTCTGAGATCCAGGAGATGGTGACTCTCTCCAAACTGCAGCAGAAGCCCCAGTCTCTGAAAGACAGCATCCAAAGGTTCGCTACAGACTTAGTAGAGATGAGTCTGGGCAGCGCCCTGAGAGACCTGCAGAAGGGAATGTCCTCCTGCACCACCACGCTCTGCCACCTGGCCGCCAGAATCACCTCTTCGGTCTTCCAGATGGCCTTCCAGGAGATCGGCATGCGCCACGCCTACGTCCTGAAGGAACGGGCCATCAACGGGCTGGCTGGGTTCCTGGTGGGCGAGGCAGTGTCAGGTGCTCTGAAAGACTTCCTGATGGTGAAGAAGCAGATGTTCAACAGCACGGTGACGCAGTTCGCCGCCGACCTGGCAGAGGAGCTGGTGTTTGAGGGGATGATGGAAGTGTGTCAGTTctcccacccctccacccccctcaccCCCAGCGATTGGTCCTtcggggtgggggaggaggacgATGCGGAGGTGGTGTCCTCCTATGCCTCGGACCTCTCAGAGTCTGTCCTCCAGGAGGCCTTCATAGAACTGTCCCAGGCTGATGTTGCCTTCACTACCCAGGCAGCCATTAGTGTCTCTCTGGACAACATCTGCTACGTCAGCGCTGTCGACACACACACCACCTGCAGTACCCCCGCAGGCCACCAGGCTTTCCACGTTAACCCAGCCGAGGAAGGCCCAGGTCTATCAGGGGAGTATGGCTGTACGGTGAAGAAGGCGCTGTTCTGTGTGTCTGGGATAGCCAGCTGTGTACCGGTCCACCTGGCAGGCCAGGCCATCTCCCACCTCCACGACTCAGAGGAGATCTGCCAGTGTAAGACCAGCCTGGCCCAGACCAGCCCCAAGAGGAGCTGCAGCTCAGAGAACAGAGTGGTGACCACAGCCTCTTCTGACGCTACTGCTGCCACACAGACTGACCTGCTGCCAAAGACCCCCTTTCACAACTTCTCTGGCAAcatggtggatatgatagtgagTGAAGCATGTGAACTGATGACTGCCTCGAAGATGAAGAAGAAGGTGGAGGACTGTGCCGACTTCCTTTCTAAGACCATAGTGTCTCGGGGACCTCCAGCCGGACAGGAGGGTAGTGTCACTGACcagacctccctctcctctctccaccctccctctcagACCCCAGGAGGAGTGACCTTTGAGTCAGGCTCCAAGACCAGCAGAGCAGTCGCTGAGACCCGGCCTGTGATGATGAAGGACACTCTAGAGGTGCCAGGATTGGAGATGGGAGGCAGGAAGATGGCCACTGGCGAGGAGATGGTTCCCAGCCCTGGTCACAAGTCCAACGGGACCCCTGGtactcccccctccaccccccagcAGCCCAGTGAGGTGTCCCAGGAGAAACAGATCAAGCAATTCTCCAAGAAGCTGAAAGGGAAGTTGGCCAAGGAGTTCTCTCCTGCcacccctcctcccaccccccACTACCAGCCAGGGCCCGAGCCCAAAGAATCCCCCTCTGAGACAGACAAGGCTGACTTCATGCTCAAACTGATGAGGTCTCTGTCTGAGGAGGCAGACGGGaatgaggaggaagaagaggagggtgGAGTAGAAGGGGTTAACTCTGGAACTGAGACAGGAAACCGTATGCAGCCAGAGCTCAACCTCTCAGTTGGAGGACACAAGATTGCCGACAAGGGAGCCCTCCATTACGCTGAGCGCCTGGCGTGCCACATCGTCTCCATGGCAACAGAGATAGACACCCTGGGAGGAGTGGAGGATGAAGGTAGAAGGacggtggaggggagggaggagaggagagacagcgtTGCCCAGTTCTCAGCGCATACCCTGAACACGCTGTGGATATACGCTGGTGAGGTGGCGGGAGAGGTGATCAGCGATGTAAAGAGGATAATGTGGTCAGGACAGTGTCGCCACAGTGCGCTCCAACAAGGCAGCCAGGAGCAGTCAGGGGAATGCCCTCACCACCACCAACCCCAGCCCAGTGAACACAGCAGGGACTGCAGGGTGGGTCGTTTGGCTGAACAGTGGTCCGGTGACgacctctcctctgtcctccacccatcCACCTCTACCCCCAGCTCTGGCCTGTCCTCTGACTACCCCAGCTGTGAGAGTGTGACAGATGAGTACGCTGGCTACCTCATCAGGGTGCTAAAGAAAGAGGGAGGCAGCAGGGAGCTGGTCCTGGATCAGTATGCCAGCCGTCTGGCCTACCGCTCCATCAAACTGGGCCTGGCCCATGCTGCCCGTAACATGAAGAAGAGACCCTCCTCCTCCAGGCACCACTCCTCCAGGAGGCTCCACCAGGATGGCTGCAGGGGATCCAACGCCGAGCCATCCGTACCCAGGGACGAAGCAGGAAGAGtgggatctccttccagagactTTGACGATGGGAGCCAGAGGGAGTACATGGAGCTGGTGAACTTCGCAGAGTCGTTGGCATACAACATCACCTGTGACGTCACACGCAAACTCTGTGTGCCGTCGGTCCGGCTACCCAAGTCCCGGACTGACTCGTGTCTGTATAAGAAGTCCAAGCTGGAGTACATGGCAGAGAATATGATCATGAACTCCTTCTCATGCCCCCTGCTGGCCAAGGAGGGGATGAGCAGGCACTACCACAGCACAGGCAGCCTGTATGACGGCGGCTACAGCAGTGGAGTCATGGAG GTCCTGGAGCACTATGCCAGGAACATAGTGGACGACACGTTGGAGATGGTCCTGGCCTCGGCCGGACACCCAGCCCAGCAGGGTCCAGACAGACACTCCCACTCTGAGAGGCTGTCTGAGGGGCAGGCGGTGGGCTCTGCACTGGGGGAGACAACCTGCCGATATTGCCAG GTCAGGGAGTGTCCGTTCTGCTCACGGCCCAGCAGGCAGCACCTCCTCGGGGAAGGAGCAGGCCAGAGGAGGAGGCTGGAAGGGGAGGTGGGGGTGTGCGGCCTGGAGATCCCTGAGATCCACATCAATCTTAACCGCAGGGCCGTGTTTGCAGAGGAGATGGTCACTACGGCGATGGAGGGGGCCAAGCGCGAGCTGAGCAACACCAGCCTGAACGCCGACAGCGGGATTGGACACGACGGGCACAGCTTTGCAGAGAGCCTGACTGCCGAGATCATGACGTCAGCGCTATCCAACACATGCCAGACCACCAACATAAG TTTCCTAGGCAGGGAGGCCACAGAGTCCACGGTGTCCCAGCAGCTCGGTCTGAGTGTGGGAGACGACAGCCTGGGCAGCTGGTCCCGCCTCAGCTTCGAGGACGAACACCCCGACGAGACCAGCAGCTTCCTGCACCTCAGCGACAG CGAAGGCACTGAGGACAAGGAGCTTGAGACCAAGGATGAATCCTGCG